The window TGACACAATTCTAATCATTAACAAGCAAGCACCAAGAAATACAGACGAACATGAATATCTTGTAATGTATGCTTGTGAGTTTGCCCAAGACTTAATGTTTCGCTGTATTGATTTAGAAATTCAGTTTAGAGCTATTTTGACGTACGGCGAATTTTACTATGAAAAACTTGAAAATATTGAGGCGTACCACGGTAAGGCTCTCGTAAACGCTTACTATAAGGAGAATGATATAAATTGTTTGGGCTTTTTCATTGACAAATCCATTTTGCAATACAATATCATTTTTAAAACAACTCAATTTGACAAGGACTTACATTTCGTTTTTCTGACACAGAATCTTGAACGGCTTTGTAATTTTTATGACGCAGCATATTTGCCCCTTGACCCAATTTTAATTGACCAAGCAGACGAATTTCCATATTTAAAGGAGGAGGTAAAAATTATTGAAACGTTAAAGAAAAACATTGACACTCAGATTGACTCAAGGGTTAGAGGAAAATATTTACAAGCATATCATTTTTACAATCAGCGTTACAAAGTATTTATTGACCAATTAGAAAAAAATAATTTTGACTATAAAATCGTTTCACCGACAGCAAAATGGACGAGGTAGAAGCACTACATACAACATTGGGTTTTATGCAAGTTGGGCATGACCAGCAAACTTCAGCAAAGTTGCATCGCCAGGCTGTGGTTCGGAGCTGGACCAGCAACTTTGAGCTATTGTACTTAACTTCAATCGGCAGCGGTTGTGTAGGCGGACGGAAGTCTATTTCCCAACCTACATAAAGCCCTGCCCGTTGGGTGAAGGCCTAAAAGACAACGACAGTGAATAAAATGAACGACAGAAATATAAAACCAACCGCACATTCAGGCACATTTGCTTTCCCTAACGCACAAGCGACCGCTTCCCAAGCAAAAGAGCCTGAATTTTTCCAACTACTTGACCCTAATACTAATGATTCAGAACTTGGACAATGCTAAAACGACTTGTAATATTTAATTCAGACATTTATTCAAAGGCTGACATTGAGTTAGCTGATTGCGATTCGTTACAAATAGTTGGACCAAACAATATTGGTAAAAGCACTCTGATTTATGCCTTGAACTTTCTTTATATCATTGACGGAAAGCAAATGACTTTCAGTGGCAACAGAACAGGCGACAAAACGACATTTAACCATTACTTCCCTTCAATCAGTTCAAGTTACATAGTTTTTGAAATTTTTAAAAAGAGATATTACTGCATCTTGGTAAAAAAGAACGCAGAGGGAAGTTTAGATTACTACAAAATTGACAGCGACTTTAAAGACGAACATTACTTTAAACAATCTACCGAAGGACAAACGCTAAAGAAATTTGATTCGTTGCTTGCTGACTTTTCTTCGTCAGGTGTAGAATACAGCAAATTCCCAAACAGACGAGACCTTTTCAACTTTGTTTATCAAAAGGGAAAGAAAAACAACGGTGTTGTGTGGCTTAATGAAGGTGCATCGCAAGACCAAAGAGAGATAACTAATAACTTTTCCAAAATTTATCGTTACCTAATAAACTCAAAACTTATTGACAACAAGACATTAAAGGAGTCTTTAATTATTGCTGATAATAAAGAAAACGAGCAAGTTGAATTTTCTAAGAAAAATCAAAAGGACATTCAAACACTCTTGAAACACAACAGAGAAATCAAAGTAATTAAGAGTATTCAAAAAAGTTTTACGGATTTCAAAGAACTAGTCAATCAATACAAAGCCAAAAATCAAATTTTATCTGAGACTGTATTTGCGTTTGACAAGCTCTACTCTTCTGTAAATATTGACATTAACACAAGACTGTTCGAGAAAAAAAATGAACGAGACAGAAACAGAACGCAATTAAGTGAGGATTTAATCCCAAAACAAAACAATCTGAATCAAACTATTGGAGAATTTAAAGCGACTATTTCTCAAAAAGGTTCAGCGAAAGAAATACTTGCAGAGAAAATCAGAAATATAAAATCATATGAGGGAATCAACTTTTTAAAACAGTCTTTTAGCAATTTAGACAACCAAAGAAAAGATATTGAAAGTCGACTAACTCAAATTGAAAACCAAAACCTAAACAGTCGAGATTTAGAAAACAAAATTTCTAAACTCAATCAAGAAATTTCAAAACTCGACGGACAAATTCAAACTTACTCAAATTTGCTTATTCACCAGATAAGCAAAAATGGGAAAGACAAAGAATTGCTAAACGCAATTCTTTCCGATTCCATTACTGCACTTCCGAAAGAAAATATTCAATCGGGAATTGAAAATCTATCTGATATAATGAAAATATTTGACGGAGCAATTAACATTCCCAAAGATTTTAAAGGGAAACCGATTCCGTCTATTGATGACTTAAAACTACAACGAGAAACTGCAATAAAGGAGAAAACAAGTAACGAAAAACTCTTGCCGATTGCAAAAGATTTAGAAAAATACCGTTATGAACTTTCTTTTATTCAAACAAAAATTAAAGAAACCGAGAAGAAAATTGAGGAACTTAATTCGTTACCCGAACTTGAAAAAAATCTTGCAGCATTAGAAGAAGAACTAAAAAAGCTTTTTCAAGAAAGAGATAATATAGAAAAAGAACTAAAACAAACAACGGAACTCATTTCGAGAATAAATGAGGCTATCACTATTCTTTCGGAAGACATTAATAAAGCAGAAAGTCGTATTAAAGAAATTCAAGGTTGGAAAGTAAAAATTGAGCAATCAGGAATAATCCAAATTGAATATCAAACAAACGAAACACTTGATAATCTTTTCAAAAATTTTGAACGGAACTTTATCGAGCGAGAAAGAATTAAGAATGACAAAGAAAGATTATTTGAAAATCTGAAAACAAAAACGGAAACCGTTTTTGCTTCGGAATATGAATTTATTAAATATCTTGATTCTGAACTTGCAACGCTTGATGACAAACAAAAAAGTATTGACGCTTTATTGAAAAACATTTCA is drawn from Chitinophagales bacterium and contains these coding sequences:
- a CDS encoding ATP-binding protein; translation: MLKRLVIFNSDIYSKADIELADCDSLQIVGPNNIGKSTLIYALNFLYIIDGKQMTFSGNRTGDKTTFNHYFPSISSSYIVFEIFKKRYYCILVKKNAEGSLDYYKIDSDFKDEHYFKQSTEGQTLKKFDSLLADFSSSGVEYSKFPNRRDLFNFVYQKGKKNNGVVWLNEGASQDQREITNNFSKIYRYLINSKLIDNKTLKESLIIADNKENEQVEFSKKNQKDIQTLLKHNREIKVIKSIQKSFTDFKELVNQYKAKNQILSETVFAFDKLYSSVNIDINTRLFEKKNERDRNRTQLSEDLIPKQNNLNQTIGEFKATISQKGSAKEILAEKIRNIKSYEGINFLKQSFSNLDNQRKDIESRLTQIENQNLNSRDLENKISKLNQEISKLDGQIQTYSNLLIHQISKNGKDKELLNAILSDSITALPKENIQSGIENLSDIMKIFDGAINIPKDFKGKPIPSIDDLKLQRETAIKEKTSNEKLLPIAKDLEKYRYELSFIQTKIKETEKKIEELNSLPELEKNLAALEEELKKLFQERDNIEKELKQTTELISRINEAITILSEDINKAESRIKEIQGWKVKIEQSGIIQIEYQTNETLDNLFKNFERNFIERERIKNDKERLFENLKTKTETVFASEYEFIKYLDSELATLDDKQKSIDALLKNISTQFSIPCKTLHSKFQEFEAFINNQFNSKIRKIKISDIDSLNIEIIPNENLIKDLKKIMEIRDLTSELIFDDQSENLNVLNRYLDNQSIIEFKDLFDIKLHLDKKGQHKIVDLRNQIESDGTDKMIRMVIIMSIIHQIVINDEENKIVIFVDEIGTIDEANRIEILNFCKENNFLPISAAPLHPYDGFDKYYLVRRSKGKIVLSENNGNVISRKKKAK